In Chaetodon auriga isolate fChaAug3 chromosome 9, fChaAug3.hap1, whole genome shotgun sequence, the genomic window cctccctctctgtcagcctgttcTTGGCTGGCTGGATCCCAGCTGTCATCCACGCCCAGCCCCTCCCCCACACCCATCTTCCAATCACAGGCAGCTCCATTCAGGGCCAGCCAACCAGCACTAACCTCATTAGCATAGCCGAGGCTGAGGCCGAGGGCGGTTTGGGCTGTTGTCGTTTTTTAAAGAGACAGCTGGCCTGTTTCCCTGTAGCTGCGGCCACGACCCTTCACcttgtcctctccctctcacccgTCTCCAGAGACTCTCCCAGACTGTTCCCTCCATTTTAGTACACCATTATGTCTGATCACCATCGTCTACACTCCATTCTACAACAGCTCAATACACCGTCTCCTTTGGAAATCTGCACTGGACCATCCCTAACTGCACATACTTGCAGCAACATAAAAAGCTGACTTATTTTCTGTCATCTTCAATATGAAATACAGTGCAAAGGTTCCGTGTGTACATTCCTTGCATACcaatttaacaaaaataaatgaacaaacagcaaCTTCCTTCCTTCTCAAATGAAGTGACAGGGGGTAAGAAATACAATAAGGGTCAAAAATATGTGACCCTTGTCAGTTCACATAACTACTTCAGGTAAAGAGTACTGCAGACAAGTACACTAGCCAACAGTCTTCGATCACTGCATAACAAATGAAAGAATTTCATCAAAACAATAATATTCCTAGAGAACCAGGAGAGTATGTTAaagacaaacattaaatattattGTTATACAAACATAATATAAACCTGTCCGCATATGGTTTCAAAGAACGCACAAACCTTTTTCAACGTCTgattatttttagttttacatacaaccctgattccaagaaagttgggacgctgtctaaaacataaataaaaacagaatgcaatcatttgcaaacagcaTTTACTAAAAacagttttacgaagtgttcctgagcccgtgTATATCATatcagtcatgtgttcacaaagtggtgagcctcgctccatccctgcttgtgaacgactgagcctttccaggatgcccctttcatacctaaTCATGGTactatcacctgtcaccaatgaacctgtttatctgtggaatgttccaaacaggtgtttttggagcattccactactttcccagtctgttgttgctcctgacccaacttgtttgaaatggcatcaaattcagaataagcatagatttacaaaatcaatgaagtttaTGAGGTAAAACACAatttatattgtctttgtactgttctaaaatgaaaatatgattacattctgctttctttacattttatacagcatccCAACATTCTTGGAATTGGGGCTGTAGGCAAAATGTGCCCTTACAGTGGATCTGCCTACATAATTaacacagctgctggctgcagctaaAAACGTTGTGGTGTCCGAATGTGGACACAACGAAAAGTGTGTCCTTTGCAGTCAGATATGAAAGCTCATTTCCCATTAGTACATTAACCTCTTTTACTAATTTTCCAgagtgtgggatcaataaagtcctatcttatcttaaggctgtctgtctgtctgactatACTGGTACAACGGCCtgaatataataaaataaatagaaaaaaaagtatTCAAATTAAACTTGGTTAACATGTTACTATAACAAATTATAATGCTTCCTCAAAAACAAAACGCCAGCATATTaacttttactttgtttatgAGTGTTTATGAAATCTCACCCTCACAAATGCGGTCAAGTCTCTGCCGCTtgacctgtttgtgtttgtccatcAGAGCCATAGACCAAGCAGTCTGAACCTGGCACAGAGAAGAACAGATCCAAGTGCTGTGGAGCCCCTTTAACGATGTCCACTTAGTTCCAGCTTCACACAGATagggaaaaacaggaaagaaaaaaaaaaaatcacgtgTTTATACTTCCACATACCTGAACAACTTGTTGTGAAGAAAAAGCAATCAAGACTGCAAAATTAATGGTCAGAATTGAATTATGTGATAAAACTTAGCAGTGATGAGAAGTTCCTAGCATGGAAACACCATACTCATGTGTAATGATTAAAACGAGGACATAGTGCCAAACAAGGACATAGCGCCTCAAAGAATCCTGAAGAGCAACCACTCCCAATgagtgaaaatgacaaagttaACTGAATGAAACCCAGAGAAACTTGAGATTGCAGATGCTTCAGTGACAGACTGTAGACAGACACTCACCTGGAGCACAGTGTTTGATCCAGTCAAGTTGACAACTTAGTTTCCACTGCAAAAAATGAAAGGATACATAGATTTTAGATTATGATATTGTCAGACAGTTGGTGTCATTGGTGGTGGCTTATTAAGACAGTAAATCCATGTTACCAATATATGCAGAACTCCATACAGCAGTCTATAAAATGAATGTATGTTTAATGCATCCTCTGACTAATGGTTTCATAAAGGCAATTTGAGCTCATTAATTCGGTCAGAACTGGCTCATATTTGTTAATATTCCATCACTGTAGTTTTACTTTAACCTATTAGAGTTCTTGATCATGGTCTACAACTTTGTGGTCAACTTTACTTTAGCTTACAATAACCACACTACTCTCTCTCACAGCGCACTTTTACAGATACCGTCGGTACCAGTCAATGTTAGTTAGAAGCAGAAGTGGCTCATTGTAACGAGAACTTAATCTTCAAAATATCAATGGCTGAGGAGCCCCTCGTTCGCAGCCAAGTTACCGTTAAgtagttagctaactagcttatGGTGCTAGCTAAACCGCTTCTCAGCTATTGAGAATAAGTCGCTTAAAGGGTCAtaatatgtatatttttcatGCACATATTTAAGTTATTTGGCTCATGTTATATGACAACTCTATCATAATCAGCCCGTTCACCTTAAAGTAGTTTAGCTTGCATTAACTTCTGAATCGCGATCGAAGCTAACGCTATCTAGCacagcagctagctagctagccgaTGTTGGCTAGCTatgccaaacacaaacatttgaggACTTCTAAGTggcaaacattttaatgaaaactaCAGATTCCTGCTACCCCCCGAACATACACAGCATTCGGTGCTATTTAACTGCGCCTAAGTTGTGAAGTgtgtcaataaaaacatttccataGCTACATTTATAAAGCGTTTGCACcgttgctaacgttagctacccAGCGCCGTTAACTAGCGTGCCGccgctgagtgtgtgtgaaagatgcAAGCGGAGGGGGAGCCCATTTCGTCCGATTTGTTATCAGCGAGTGGCGCTACAATGTGAAATATCTGACCCAGAAGCTAAAAAATGATAAATTCTACAGGGAAATGTGAATCGCCCACATGACTGAATTCAAGCAGGACTATTTTGTAACCCATTGACCGAATTTAGCAAAAATTGTCAGTTATTTACCCTGGATAAACTCTTTCAAGAGTGGTGAGACAGTGTGCGTGCGTCGGTGGTGTTCCCTCTCTCCCGATCGCCATGAAATTAGAGACAAGAGGAAGTGTCTTGTTCGTGGGGGGGTCAGGCAGGCTGTGAAAAACCATCAGTGGGCTGGAAGGAGCGCCCTCACCTTCCACGGCGGAACGGCAAACTGATCGAGACGTCCAACACTACTCTTCGTTGCAGGCCTGCTTATATGAttgtaaaactttaaaaactttTTTGGTGGTCTTGAACTTCCTCCGCTGTTGAACGTTTTCGAAGATCCAACTATTTATtcgtaacaaaaaaaaaaaaaaaagataattgaTACTCTGTTTCGGTAAGCTATAGTTAATGCTGATTCGGGTTTTTGTGCAATTTCTTCCCCAATTAGAAAATGTAGGTATCTGCGCTAATCAAGTCAGAATGGAATAAATACGGTACGTTTCTATGCAACACCAGCGTTACACTGAAATCTGCCACTAGGTGTCACAATAATGTAATCATCTATTGGCCTCTTGTGTGATCTTTCTTAGCAGGACTAATTATTTTTGAATGGAAGACAAGAGactttttgggaaaaaaaaatatcattctctattaaactttatttgtacataAACTGTGCAACAGGAATATTTCtatctgaaaacacatgaaaaatcaTTTCTGAAAGGCCACCAAATCATCTTCACCACTACCGCCTTTGTCACATACACTCAGAACTGGCTCGCTGTGTGTGCTCACTCTAACCACTGTACAGTACATTACATTGTGCCCTGTGGAGTCCAGCTGCAGCATCGATTCAGTTATTCAACCGACTATTATAGTGCATGTGCCATCTGTTCAAAAATATCTGAATCAGCGCAAATGGAGACTGCAAAAATGTCTGGCTGTGAAAAGAAGACCAGAGCACCAAGAGCTCTGTATTTGAAGCTTAAGGCATGGTCAGTTTACAGTCTCATCAGCATTATTGTTCACAACGTGTGTTAATGTTCAAACAATTGAGAAAACTcctaaaagaaaataaatgaacaaaaggaGAGCTGTCATTTCCGCTCGAACAAGAAAAGCTTCCCTTTGATGATGTAGAGGGACAAGCTCAATCAATGACAGAACAGCAGTAAAAGTAGATGCATCTTTAGAGTCTTTGAGGGATTTAAGAACTTTAGAGAAATCCTGGAACGTGTCCTGTTAAACATACAGGAGAGTATTTCTATATAGATCAGTATTCTTCCAATGTTTGGGCTACTGAAATAATATTTTGACCTACACAGCAACATCATGTCCCCCATCAACAGCTCCACACAGTCATTTACAAATTCAGAGACCCAATTACAAAAGTAGACTACACCAGCATCTGATGGGGCATTGAGGAATGCTTACCTCTATCCCATAAAACTATTAGCTTTTAGTGTGTATTTAAATCAATTTATGAGGAAATATTAACTACATTCTGCTTCTTCCTGTATATAGTGTTCTGTGATGAGGATATGCAAGTATGTCAAGATATGTTCCCATGGTTAATGCAAATTAAGACCTGTATCAGTATGAAATATTAGCCAAAATTCTGTGTGCATGAAAACTAACTTATTTGCTCATGCACATTTCCCtataacatttttatttgatattAGCTTCTAATTGCTTGGTTCTTGATTATGAACTCTGGACATATGCTTTAGGAGGCAGCAGGTTCCCAAAGACTCTACCAGAAGAGCGCACAAAGTCTACAGGTGTGCTTAACATTTTTATGAAAGCGGTAATCACACTGAGAGCACCAAGGAGTGGTCAATTCTCTTCTATAAGGTTTAAGTCCAGCTCTGTGCAGTCTCTTTCAAAAACAATCTTTAGTCCTCCATCTATTacagttctttttcttttgtcttcctcctcttcttcttcactttcaCTTAGAGGCCCAATGCTGGCACGTCCCAGGAACTCTGCAGGTGAGAAGGCTGAGCGCTGCTCGGCCTGAGAAGACACTTGGACTATGCAACCGCCTGTACCGCACACTAGGCTCTCGTGATTCCCAATCTACACGGGAGAAAGAAATGTCATTATTATCATGTTACGTGACAATTCTAGCATTTAACATGTGGCAAAACACTTCAATAAAATGGGACCCAGTCTAATTCCCAATGTACATGAATACAGCTGAATAATCAGCGTGACACATCTCATGATCCACACCCAAAAGGTAATAAAATGTCGGGTGGGCAGTGATGATATCACTGGCAATGCCAGGAAGTGTGCATGGATGGCAGTATTCGTTTCTTAGATAAGTATGGATTCACTGATAGCAGGTTTAATGAGCTTGGCTGGCATATGTGATCTGAACACAACAAGCAAAGGATCAAACTAAACACCATTTAATTCTGGAAACTTTAGactcttatttatttaatttacatGCATGTCATTTAATCTTGTTAAATGTCTGACATGACACAAAGTTTAGAATGTGCCTGTTAAGAGTGCCAGCGAGTCAACATGCCTTAACTGTCTGGCTACCTAACTGATTGTGTACTGGGTAGTTTACAGTTAGTGAAAAACTGAACTTCTTCTCATATCAAGGCAAAGTGGCAGATTAGTTTTGCTTTAGTAAGCAGTTGCAATCAGGTAAACCTGTGGCAGGAGTTTCATTATGTTTGAGTCAAACCCTGGCTGGAACTTGGGTACAGGAGACTTTATGATAGCCGACATTACAACATGAAACACTTGTGTCCAGATGTTTGCTGCCAATTGGGTAAAACTGGCAGCACCAAAAACAAAGCTCAGAGCCCAGTCCTGACTGATGTGAGTAAGACAAAATTATGGAAAGAGATCTGGTGACCCACTAACATAAACACCAGTCTGAAATGAGAGTTGATGGCATGTGGGGGGCAAGCTGTGCTGATCCAGAGTTGTATGGAGTGGGATGCTGCTAGGGGATACCATTGCCCTCCAAGatcaagacagaaaacatgagcaCAAGTGAACCCATGGCAGGTGATTACTTATCAATACCATTAACTATGTGTCTCTCAACATATGCACCAATATGACGAGAAACTACCTAACTTGACAATCCATTGGACTTTTGCTTACCTGTGTCATCTTGCTGAAGTCAAGGCCTGGCCTGTGGCAGGGCAGAACATCTGGGTCATGGCGCCTCTTCAAACGAGGTTTGCGCATGTCACAGGGTTGTGAGTGGCATCGCGGCAGTGCCGGGTGCGGGTCGCGCCGAGAAGAGGAAGGTGTACTGCAGGCTGAGGTGGGAGATGGAGACAGGGCTGGGTGTTCCATGCCAGAACAGCCATATATCAAAGAAGAACCAGGGGACGGCTGTGGGGGCAGAAGCACCACAGAGGCATCCTGAATGTgcacaggggagagagagaaacggcGCTGCAGCACTGAGTGAGAAACCAGGGGGGCCggtgaagaggagcaggaggagggagtaGCAAAGGAGGCAGAACAGGCTCCTTTCAGTTTGTCACAGGGGTCCCATGGGAAGCTCCATGGTAGTGGGGAGTCAGAGGACAATGCTAAGCTAAAGAAGGTAGGGCTAGAAGATGAGTGTAAGGATGAAGAGGTGAATGAGGAACTGGGACCACAAAGTGGCAAAGAGCTGGCTCCAGAGCCTGTACTAGATGCTCCTCCACTTTGACAGCCACGTTTGACTGGGGTCCAAACCTTGGATGCACTTGGATGCCAGCTGGAGCGGCACCGAGACAGGTCTTCAGGAACAGAGAGGGATCGGCAGTGGCGTTTTGGAGGTGGCGGCGGGGGTGAACTTTGGAAAGCCTCATCTGTGAAGGAAACCTCTGGTGTCTGGATAGGATCTCCAAAATGGGAAGAAGGCCATAGGGAGTCTGGTCCACAGGAATCATCCAAAAGAAAGGCTTTAGATGATGGTTGCGTAGCTGAGCTGGTGTCTGAAAATTCCAAAAGATAGACATGAGAAAGACGGCCCCAAACAATTCAATAACTCAATTCAGAATTCAACGAACCTTGTGTTGATCTACAAGCACTCCATGAGACAGTGGGACTGGAGCCCACTGCAGGTAATGACTGAAACAGAAATATAATAACTTATATTCAATGCAGAACCCATAAAACTATGAATCAAGGAAGAACAATCAGCTTCAAAGgaaaagattttgttttgtatcCAACTCACCACATTCACATTGAATGAGAAAGCCTTACAGTAAGGCTCTTCCAAACTCTGCTTACTGAGTTGCTCTGTGATAAGCGTCACCATAATTGTTGCTACAATCCAGGGATAGACATGGAGATGAGGAGATCGACTGAGGGCAGGCAGTGGAAATTTGATTAGTCAGAATCCTGGCATGTTTCTGGTGTCCCCTCCACACCTCAACCTGCCAGACTGACCAGCTTTCTCACTATGCCACCATCTTTATGCCACCTAGAGGGACACATGAGAAAGGATCCATATGAAACAATGTCAATGATTAACTAAGACTTATCACACTCATTGCAGCAAAAGCACTTCATTGAACAATAGCTTATAAATTGACAGACAGATCCACCAGGCCTTGGATAGGAGTGTAAAATACGCTAATGGGGACTTTCCTCCACATGCTATAACTGCTGTAGTGCAGAAAAACTCAGAGAGAGGAATACCTGAATAAACGTTTCCTTATAACTGACCACATCTTACCACATGAGTCCCAGGCTGGGATCTCCTTACTGCCCCTTTCACACATAAAAAGCAGAAGTTCATGttcacaaaggcagagagagtgcGCATGGACCAGGAGAGATccagaacaaagaaacacttcACATTCCATCGTGCACATGGTCATGTTTTTGGGGACAACAATCATAGCCTGGAgtaatttcaaataaaatgcaagTATGTCCAATGTGAAAAACCTTTGGTGCAATACTACGACAATCAAAGTCAGTTGGGTCCAAAAAACGCAGATGACAAGAGTTGTGAGTTGTGAAGTGAAtggaagggggagggaggaacAAAAAAAGGGAACGGATGGGGGaagtgtgtgaaaaatgaatgggGATAGGGGTTGGAAGCATGCCACAGCATCTTTGCAAGGGGGACAAAAGAACAGTGACCAGGTCTCAAGGGCTTATATTACCAAGGCAAAGTCAAAATGGTGCGATGTACCCAGAGAGTAGGGGAGCACAAGACAGCCTGCATGCCCATTTCATTAACACGCACTCCTCTGACATTTTCTTTGTATGCACAAATAGAACAGAATTAGCTTTTAAGATCTCATGGTTACTCAATTCACAAACATCTTGAAAATGAACCTGTAATGGTTCATGTAATGAATTCCAGCAAACACAGTATAAAATTTGCGCAGTATAAAAATGTACACCTcaaaatgaaactaaaacagAGTAACAGTATATAAACTCTGTCCACTGCATTCAAATGTAACATGGCCTTCTGGCATTTACATTGCTCTTTAAAAGTGCAGGACACCCACAAGCTGGAGTACATTTaaagctgacaaacacaaactaagGTATAAACTGCATCAACTTCAAATTATGTCTCTTAATCTGAATTGCAACCTCTGGTGATATTTAGAGTCCTACTTTTTGAAGACATTTACTTCACCACTTGCTGCTGGCAGTCAGATGTGGCCTCCAGGGCCTTCCTCCTTGTGGCAAACATGGTGCTACATTGCTAGCCTAGTTCCACATGCCAGAAGACAAGCTACTTCATCGGCACAAGAGCACAGGATGACTCTTATTCTGAGGCAGCAGCCACTGTTGAAAGCTGTGCACACACGGAATGAACTCATTTGCTCTGAAACTGCCAAGAGTAGTGCTGACAACCACCAGCTGACTGAAAACTTTACCACTTTCCAATGTTGCCTACAAACTTAAATGACAATATTACCTTGAAATTAACAATACCTGATTCTCGAAGCAACAACGAAGACAAATATAGCACAAAACGCTAGGTTAGTTAGGTTAGAATAGGTTTGCCATAAGGACACTTTACTAACGTGCAAACCAGCAAATAATTTTAAGGCAGTATTGCGCAGCTTGCCcttatctaaaaataaaaccacgTTTGTATTAGCTAGTTAAAACCTATAACGTTATCTCAAATGTTAACGTTAACTGCAGGACAACTGTTTGTCATTGACAACGTACGACTTATTAACATATCGCTAGGTTTACTGGCTAAATCGGATACCGACTTCAGCTGGTGGGCAAAGTATACAACGTTAGTAAGCTAGCTCAGCAACGCGATGCTGCTCGTGGAGCACCCAGTTAGTAGCCGGTTCTGTTAGCTATATTAGCTGATAGGATAACAAGTGACTTAAGTAACGTTACTTGCGTGAGCTTGCTAACATTCCGTCTGTTTACTACCGGTTAATAGCTTGTCATTGTACCTGATTTTAGCCATGATTCGTTACACTAGACTCTGAACAGACGAGTTAACAATTTTAACGAGCTGGCATTTAATGTACATCTAAATTAgttttagcattagcttagTAACACAGCCTGTTTGCAAGCTAGCATGCTACAGCTGTCCTGATGCATTACCTGCATTCAGCGGTTCCTTAGCAACCGAAGCTGCACACAGTGCACCGGATAGACGACAGTTTAGCTGAGCATTTATAGCCTTTGGGCGATACCAATATCGGGTTATTTTGAATACACTACCTCAAAAATCGCACTTTGAGGAAACCCCACATTACTGATATAGCTCATATTTTTCGAGCATGTCATTTATTATTGTGTGTCCACCTGGAACTCAATTTGTAGCGACATATGTTACGCTGACGTTGGACGTATCTGTTAGGCGAACAACCCTACAGTTAGGCCGTTCTATATAAAGAGAcagcataaaataaaaactgaccACTGTCGAAGCGACAAATaaacatagtttttttttttgttttcgtAAATTTATAGACTAGCATAACTAGTCGATCTAATTTAGATAGCTTACTATCTGTGATAGAAAATAAATACTTATTGCAGAATGCTTAAACTAGTGAACCCAGGTCCAACATTAACGCATGCGTGGTGGGTGTGACTATATATCCGTGAATAGTACCGTGAGACGTGTTTGTGCTCGTGATCATGGGAGGTACATGCAGTTATTACCTCGGCAGACTTTGGCACACGAtagaaacaaaggaaaaccaaagagaaaaTGTCGATACTCAGTAAAGAAGAAACTATCGCAATGAGAAAGAAATTAATCGGGTATGGCAGAGTGAAACTGACATTTTCCTACACGCTAGCTTGTAATCATACAGTTATATAATtgtcatttcacatttgtttcATTACAGACAATCGTGCCGACTGTTTTATTCAGATGACCCGGTGAAAATAGTGAGAGGTAGAGGACAATATCTGTTCGATGAAAATGGCGACCGTTATCTGGACTGCATCAGCAACGTTCATCATGGTAAAATATTAATCACGCAGGGacaagtctgtgtttgtgactATTATATATGATTCTATGTTTTTGACTATTATAAAACACAGTGTGCCACACTTCTGCCTCCTGGTGGCACAAAGTTTGAATGCATTAGAAACGCTCcgtttgttttctgttccagTGGGCCACTGTCACCCCAGCATTACAAAGGCCGCAGCAGCACAAATGGACCTCCTGAACACAAATTCACGGTTCCTGCATGACAACATAGTCCTGTATGCAGACCGCCTCGCTGCCACCCTGCCCGAGAAACTCTGTGTCTTCTACTTTGTGAACTCTGGGTAAAATCCTGCACACAGTCCATCTGAACGGTATTCCTCAAGCACCATTCCATACCAGCAGCTTTACATCTGTT contains:
- the LOC143325373 gene encoding protein FAM53C-like isoform X2 is translated as MVTLITEQLSKQSLEEPYCKAFSFNVNVSLPAVGSSPTVSWSACRSTQDTSSATQPSSKAFLLDDSCGPDSLWPSSHFGDPIQTPEVSFTDEAFQSSPPPPPPKRHCRSLSVPEDLSRCRSSWHPSASKDASVVLLPPQPSPGSSLIYGCSGMEHPALSPSPTSACSTPSSSRRDPHPALPRCHSQPCDMRKPRLKRRHDPDVLPCHRPGLDFSKMTQIGNHESLVCGTGGCIVQVSSQAEQRSAFSPAEFLGRASIGPLSESEEEEEEDKRKRTVIDGGLKIVFERDCTELDLNLIEEN
- the LOC143325373 gene encoding protein FAM53C-like isoform X1, coding for MVTLITEQLSKQSLEEPYCKAFSFNVNVSLPAVGSSPTVSWSACRSTQDTSSATQPSSKAFLLDDSCGPDSLWPSSHFGDPIQTPEVSFTDEAFQSSPPPPPPKRHCRSLSVPEDLSRCRSSWHPSASKVWTPVKRGCQSGGASSTGSGASSLPLCGPSSSFTSSSLHSSSSPTFFSLALSSDSPLPWSFPWDPCDKLKGACSASFATPSSCSSSPAPLVSHSVLQRRFSLSPVHIQDASVVLLPPQPSPGSSLIYGCSGMEHPALSPSPTSACSTPSSSRRDPHPALPRCHSQPCDMRKPRLKRRHDPDVLPCHRPGLDFSKMTQIGNHESLVCGTGGCIVQVSSQAEQRSAFSPAEFLGRASIGPLSESEEEEEEDKRKRTVIDGGLKIVFERDCTELDLNLIEEN